ATGGAGCCCCTGTACTCGGCGGGCGACATGGTCGTCGTCGTCCCGGTCGACGCCGACGAGATCCAGGTGGGCGACGTCGTCGCCTTCCAGCCCGTCTCGGGCGACCCCACGCTCATCACCCACCGGGTGGTCGCCGAGAGTCTCGGCGGCGAGGGGGGCGCCATGTTCGTCACCCGCGGGGACGCCAACGGCGCCGACGACGACCCCATCGAGGCGGAGCAGATCATGGGCCGCGCGCTCTACCACGTGCGCGCGGCGGGCCACGTGGTGCTCTGGGCCGGGGACCACACGCGCACGATCGTGGCGGGCGCCGCCGTCGTGCTCCTCGTCTACGCCGCGGTCATGCTGCTGCGGCCGAGCGGACGGCGAGCTGCGCGATGACCGGATGGGACCGGGCGGCACTCGCCGGCGGTGCGGTGCTCCTCGCGCTCGCCGGGGGGATGAGCACCCATGCGCTGTGGACCAGCGGGGACGGCACGGTCCCGGGGGCCGTGACGGCCGGGGACTTCGACGTCGCTCTCGACGGCGGGGCGACCTGGACGGACATCTCGCCCGACGTCACCCCGCGCGCCGTCGACCCCGACCGCTTCCGTGCCATGCCGGGTGACGTCGTCGTCATGCGGCAGGACATCGTCACCACGCTCGTGGGCGAGAACGCCGCGGCCGAGCTCACCGTGCGGTGGGGGGAGCGGGCGGCGCAGGTGCCCGACGACGTCACCGCGACGTACCGCGTCCTCGACGCCGCCGGCGCGCAGGTGACGGCGCCCGCCGCCGTCGGGCAGAGCGTCACCGTGCCCGTGCCGGCCGCGGGGGAGAAGGCGTGGACCGTGTCGCTGGTGCTTGCCGTGGCGCCCGGCGCGCCCGCGTATGCCGCCGCCGCCCCGCCCGCCGGGGTGCCGCTCGCGGACCTCGGCGACCTCGTTCTCCAGCTCGACCAGGTCCGCGCCGGCGGGCGGTTCTCGTCGTGAGCACCACCGGCGGACGACACCGCGCCGCGCATGCCTCCCGGGACCGCGCCACGACTGCCTCCCGGCACCGCGCGGCGCGCCCCGTCCGGATGCCCCGCCCGGCCCTGGCCCGCGCGGGGCGCCTCGACGGGCTCGGTCCCCGCGGGCCGCGGGCGGTGGGGGCGGTCCTGCTCGGGGCGCTGGTCGTCGGGGGCGTCACCGGATCCGCGGCCGCGCTGTGGAGCGACACGGAGACGACGACGGGACACCTGTCCGCCGGCGTGGTGAGCTTCGCCGTCGGCCGCGTCGATGGGGCAGCGACCGGCACCGCCTCGCCCGACGGCGGGACGACCGGCCTCGCGGCGGCCGACGGTCCCGACGACGTCCTCACCGTCGGCCTCGGTCCGGCCGAGGCCACGACGCTGGTGGAGACCGGTGTGCTCGCGGTCCCGATCCGGGTCGACGCCGTCGCCCAGGGGAACCTCGGCCTGCGCTACCAGGCGCACCTGCCCCGGCCGGCGGCCGGGTCGGTCCTCGCCGCCGCCCGGCTCGCCCTCGTCCGGGTGCCCGACGCCGCCTCCTGCACGCCCGCGACCCCGCTGCCTGCGGTCGTCCCGCCGGACCCGGCGGCCGGACCGCTGGTGTCCACGCCCGTGCCCGCGGGCCCGTCCACGACGGCGGACGGCGCGACCGCACCCGTCACCGAGTACTGGTGCCTGGTCGGCCGCCTCGACCAGGTGCCCGTCGCCGGTGCGTACTCGAACACCGGCACGGTGCACGCGGACTCCTCCGCCGGCGCCGTGACCAGCAGCGACACGTGGACCGCCCGCGTGGCGGCCAACCCCGCCGCCGAGCCGCTCACCGAGCTGACGTTCACCCACGAGACCTTCCGGCCGGGTCGGTGAGCGCGACCGCCCGACGGCTCCTCCGCGCGGCCCTGGCGACCGCCGTCGTGCCCCTCGCGCTCGCGGCCGGGGCGAGCGCCGCCGTCGGCGACGTCGGCGACATCGGGGCGCGCGTCGACGGCGAGGGTGCGGAGGGCGCCGGGACCGGCGCCGTCGTCCTCGTGTGGGACGAGGACGGCACCGGACGAGGACAGGACAGCTTCGTGGGGGAGCCCGTCGCCGTGCCGGGCGACAGCACCACCCGCACACTCCGCGTGCGCAACGACGGCCCGACCGCGGGGACGCTGCGGGCGTCCGTCGTCGACGTGCGCCTGCGGGGCCCCGAGGAGGCCGACGCGTTCTACGACGACCTCCGGCTGCGGTGGCAGACCGAGACCTCGTCGGGGGAGGCGTCCTTCGCGACGCTGCACGCCACCGGCAGTACGACGATCGGCGCGGTGCCGCTCGAGCAGGGGGAGTCGACGGCCGTCACCGTCACCTACGAGCTGCCGCTGGAGGCGACGTCGGGCAACCGGTCGGACGGCGCC
The sequence above is a segment of the Georgenia faecalis genome. Coding sequences within it:
- a CDS encoding signal peptidase I; this encodes MTAGGIAAAPGRTSRARHRSTRAGAWNRFVGIGSALLSVVLVVAVLAALALAVVPRFLGGSALTVLSGSMEPLYSAGDMVVVVPVDADEIQVGDVVAFQPVSGDPTLITHRVVAESLGGEGGAMFVTRGDANGADDDPIEAEQIMGRALYHVRAAGHVVLWAGDHTRTIVAGAAVVLLVYAAVMLLRPSGRRAAR
- a CDS encoding alternate-type signal peptide domain-containing protein; translation: MTGWDRAALAGGAVLLALAGGMSTHALWTSGDGTVPGAVTAGDFDVALDGGATWTDISPDVTPRAVDPDRFRAMPGDVVVMRQDIVTTLVGENAAAELTVRWGERAAQVPDDVTATYRVLDAAGAQVTAPAAVGQSVTVPVPAAGEKAWTVSLVLAVAPGAPAYAAAAPPAGVPLADLGDLVLQLDQVRAGGRFSS